A single region of the Eriocheir sinensis breed Jianghai 21 unplaced genomic scaffold, ASM2467909v1 Scaffold78, whole genome shotgun sequence genome encodes:
- the LOC126994357 gene encoding putative nuclease HARBI1, translating into MADLQQHRRRQPRNYRPQKDALEEYDDDELIRRFRLDSEGIHFVTDMARDVLQSPTRRSHALTPEMKVLILLRYLATGKMQLCSSEELGPSQQTVNRVISETLAAFNTPHIMRRYLTFPTENEVMQQNKAEFMEIANFPGLVGVIDCTHIRITAPKEFPDEYINRKGYHSINVHIVFNARCEVVSCLAKWPGSVRDSGILSESGLKQCFDAGIIPRGCSLLGDHGYPCKPWLLTPYLNPQPGPQANYNIAHSKTRNVVEKGIDQLKRRFPVLHTEIRVSPSLKVCQIVYVCAVLHNICKRCNVPLDDEHLDNQNAAPDHDVGAIAPAAWGQDNGRTFRDHFTATHFRDSQEV; encoded by the exons ATGGCCGACCTCCAGCAACACCGCAGACGCCAGCCCAGGAATTATCGCCCCCAGAAAGATGCTCTTGAAGAATACGACGACGACGAACTCATCAGAAGGTTTCGCCTGGACAGTGAGGGAATTCATTTTGTCACCGATATGGCGCGAGACGTCCTGCAGAGCCCCACGAGGAGGAGCCATGCCCTCACGCCAGAGATGAAGGTCTTGATTCTCCTCAG gTATTTGGCAACAGGCAAAATGCAACTCTGCAGCAGTGAAGAGCTGGGACCATCACAGCAGACAGTTAACAGAGTTATCTCCGAAACACTGGCAGCCTTCAACACGCCACACATCATGAGAAGATATCTTACATTCCCAACAGAGAATGAAGTGATGCAACAGAACAAAGCAGAATTTATGGAAATTGCAAACTTTCCGGGTTTGGTGGGTGTGATAGACTGCACTCACATAAGAATAACTGCACCAAAAGAGTTTCCAGACGAGTATATCAACCGGAAGGGATATCACAGCATCAATGTACATATTGTCTTCAATGCAAGATGTGAAGTCGTCAGCTGTTTGGCTAAGTGGCCAGGATCCGTACGTGATTCAGGGATCCTCAGTGAAAGTGGGCTTAAGCAGTGTTTTGACGCTGGTATAATCCCACGTGGATGCTCACTGCTAGGAGACCATGGGTATCCCTGTAAACCTTGGCTGCTGACACCTTATCTTAATCCCCAGCCAGGACCACAAGCAAATTACAATAT AGCACACTCAAAGACCAGGAATGTTGTGGAGAAGGGAATTGACCAGCTGAAACGAAGATTTCCAGTCCTCCACACTGAAATAAGGGTCAGTCCATCACTGAAGGTGTGCCAGATTGTCTATGTATGTGCAGTGCTGCACAACATTTGCAAGAGGTGCAATGTTCCTCTTGATGATGAGCATCTGGATAATCAAAATGCTGCCCCAGATCATGATGTTGGGGCAATAGCACCAGCAGCTTGGGGACAAGACAATGGACGAACCTTCAGGGACCACTTTACTGCAACTCACTTCAG GGATTCCCAGGAGGTTTGA